In the genome of Raphanus sativus cultivar WK10039 chromosome 4, ASM80110v3, whole genome shotgun sequence, one region contains:
- the LOC108830823 gene encoding uncharacterized protein LOC108830823, which produces MGNTSSMLTQYDIEEVQSHCQDLFEQQEILSLYQRFCQLDRNAKGFISSDEFLSVPEFAMNPLSQRLLKMVDGLNFKDFVAFLSAFSAKASLKQKVKLIFQVYDSDGNGKVSFKDIMEVLRDLSGTFMSDEQREQVLSQVLKEAGYTNDSFLTLEDFIKVFGSGKPEMDVEIPVD; this is translated from the exons ATGGGCAACACTTCCTCGATGCTGACTCAATACGACATCGAAGAAGTCCAGAGCCATTGCCAGGATCTAT TTGAGCAGCAGGAGATACTCTCTCTGTATCAGAGGTTCTGCCAGTTAGATCGAAACGCAAAGGGATTTATATCATCTGATGAGTTTCTCTCTGTCCCTGAGTTCGCCATGAACCCACTCTCTCAGAGGCTGCTTAAGATGGTTGACGGTTTGAACTTTAAAGACTTTGTTGCCTTCTTGTCTGCTTTCAGTGCCAAGGCTAGTCTTAAACAAAAGGTTAAAC TGATCTTCCAAGTCTATGATTCGGACGGCAACGGGAAGGTGTCCTTTAAAGACATCATGGAAGTGTTGCGGGACTTATCTGGGACATTCATGTCTGATGAGCAAAGAGAG CAAGTACTGAGCCAGGTTTTGAAGGAAGCAGGCTACACGAATGACTCTTTCTTAACACTGGAGGATTTCATTAag GTCTTTGGGAGTGGTAAACCGGAGATGGACGTTGAAATTCCTGTGGATTAA
- the LOC108830824 gene encoding CBL-interacting serine/threonine-protein kinase 13 — protein MAQVLSPQVPLLPIAGQTPLRFMEGLLGRIITKDVKKETGPESPRSPKTTQGSILMDKYEIGKLLGQGSFAKVYLARNIRNSENVAIKVIDKEMIVKSGMAGHIKREISILRRVRHPYTVHLLEVMATKTKIYIVMEYVRGGELFDKVARGRLREGTARRYFQQLISSVAFCHSRGVYHRDLKLENLLLDDEGNVKVSDFGLSVVSEQLRQEKICQTFCGTPAYLAPEVLTRKGYDAAKADVWSCGVILFVLMAGYLPFDDKNVLVMYKKIYKGLFRCPKWFSPELKELMNRILDTNPDTRITIPEIMDHRWFKKGFKDVKFYIENDKLCRDDDNDDEEDSSSLSSGRSSISSEGDLEFDIKRIGSMPRPASLNAFDLISFSTDLSGLFEEGGQGARFVSAAPVTKIISKLEEIAKVAEFTVRKKDWSVRLEGCREGAKGPLTIKVEIFELTTSLVVVEVKKKGGFIEEYEEFCNKALRPQLEKLMHYQADEVEEAMC, from the coding sequence ATGGCTCAAGTCCTGTCTCCTCAGGTGCCACTTCTGCCCATCGCCGGCCAAACACCGCTGCGATTCATGGAGGGCCTTCTCGGCAGAATCATTACAAAAGACGTGAAGAAAGAGACCGGTCCAGAGAGCCCTAGGAGTCCGAAAACAACACAAGGCTCTATTCTCATGGACAAGTACGAAATAGGAAAGCTTCTTGGCCAAGGAAGCTTCGCTAAAGTCTACTTAGCCCGGAACATTAGAAACAGTGAGAACGTCGCCATCAAAGTCATCGACAAGGAGATGATAGTGAAGAGTGGAATGGCTGGCCACATAAAACGAGAGATCTCCATCCTCCGCCGCGTTCGCCACCCTTACACCGTCCACCTCCTTGAGGTCATGGCTACTAAAACAAAGATCTACATCGTGATGGAGTACGTGCGAGGAGGAGAGCTTTTCGATAAGGTAGCTAGAGGAAGGCTCAGAGAAGGAACCGCCCGGAGATACTTCCAGCAGCTGATCTCGTCCGTTGCCTTCTGCCACAGCCGCGGTGTATACCACCGTGACCTCAAGCTAGAGAATCTTCTCTTGGACGACGAAGGGAACGTTAAGGTATCTGACTTTGGTCTCAGCGTCGTCTCCGAGCAGCTCAGGCAAGAAAAAATATGCCAAACGTTTTGCGGGACGCCTGCTTATTTGGCTCCTGAGGTTCTGACGAGGAAAGGCTACGACGCGGCCAAAGCTGATGTTTGGTCTTGTGGAGTGATCTTATTTGTCTTGATGGCTGGTTACCTACCGTTTGATGACAAGAACGTTTTGGTTATGTATAAGAAGATATACAAAGGACTGTTTCGTTGTCCTAAATGGTTTTCTCCTGAGCTTAAAGAACTTATGAACCGGATTCTTGATACGAATCCGGATACTAGGATCACTATACCAGAGATCATGGACCATAGGTGGTTCAAGAAAGGGTTTAAAGATGTTAAATTCTATATCGAAAACGATAAGTTATGTAGAGATGATGACAATGATGACGAAGAAGATTCGTCATCATTGTCATCAGGCAGATCATCTATATCTTCAGAGGGAGACCTTGAGTTTGATATCAAAAGAATTGGTTCAATGCCTAGACCCGCGAGTCTAAACGCATTTGACCTCATATCATTCTCCACGGATCTTTCCGGTTTATTTGAAGAAGGTGGACAAGGAGCTAGGTTTGTATCTGCTGCTCCTGTAACAAAGATCATATCGAAACTTGAAGAGATCGCGAAGGTGGCTGAGTTTACAGTGAGGAAGAAGGATTGGAGCGTGAGGCTAGAAGGGTGTAGAGAAGGAGCTAAAGGACCGTTGACTATTAAGGTTGAGATCTTTGAGTTGACGACGTCTCTTGTGGTGGttgaagtgaagaagaaaggagGGTTTATAGAAGAGTATGAAGAGTTTTGCAACAAGGCACTTAGACCACAGCTAGAGAAACTGATGCATTACCAAGCAGATGAAGTTGAAGAAGCAATGTGTTAA
- the LOC108830827 gene encoding uncharacterized protein LOC108830827 has translation MGGGFRVLHLVRPFLAFLPEVQSADRKVPFREKVIYTVISLFIFLVCSQLPLYGIHSTTGADPFYWMRVILASNRGTVMELGITPIVTSGLVMQLLAGSKIIEVDNNVREDRALLNGAQKLLGILIAIGEAVAYVLSGMYGPVGQLGVGNAILIILQLFFAGIIVICLDELLQKGYGLGSGISLFIATNICESIIWKAFSPTTINTGRGAEFEGAVIALFHMLITKSNKVAALRQAFYRQNLPNVTNLLATVLIFLIVIYFQGFRVVLPVRSKNARGQQGSYPIKLFYTSNMPIILQSALVSNLYFISQLLYRKFSGNFFVNLLGQWKESEYSGQSIPVSGLAYLITAPASFSDMAAHPFHALFYIVFMLTACALFSKTWIEVSGSSARDVAKQLKEQQMVMPGHRESNLQKELNRYIPTAAAFGGVCIGALTVLADFMGAIGSGTGILLAVTIIYQYFETFEKEKASELGFFGF, from the exons ATGGGAGGAGGGTTTAGAGTATTGCATTTGGTGAGGCCGTTCTTGGCTTTCTTGCCTGAGGTCCAGAGTGCTGACAGGAAGGTGCCTTTCAGAGAGAAGGTTATCTACACTGTCATCTCTctcttcatcttcctcgtcTGCAGTCAGCTTCCTCTCTATGGTATCCACTCCACCACCGGTGCTGATCCTTTCTACTGGATGCGTGTCATTCTTGCTTCCAACCGTGGGACTGTGATGGAGCTTGGTATTACTCCTATCGTCACCTCTGGGCTCGTGATGCAGCTCTTGGCTGGTTCTAAGATTATTGAGGTTGACAACAATGTCCGTGAGGACCGTGCCCTCTT GAATGGTGCTCAGAAGCTTCTTGGTATTCTGATTGCCATCGGCGAGGCTGTTGCTTACGTTCTTTCCGGAATGTATGGCCCCGTTGGACAGCTTGGTGTTGGAAACGCCATTCTAATCATCCTCCAGCTCTTCTTTGCTGGAATCATTGTTATCTGCCTTGACGAGCTTCTTCAGAAAGGATACGGTCTCGGCTCAGGAATCTCCCTTTTCATCGCCACCAACATCTG TGAGAGCATTATCTGGAAGGCATTTAGCCCAACCACCATTAACACTGGCCGTGGAGCTGAGTTTGAAGGCGCTGTCATCGCGTTGTTCCATATGCTGATAACTAAGTCCAACAAGGTTGCAGCTCTCCGCCAAGCGTTCTACCGGCAGAACCTTCCGAATGTCACCAACTTGCTCGCCACTGTCTTGATCTTCCTGATTGTCATCTACTTCCAAGGCTTCCGTGTGGTTTTGCCTGTGAGATCAAAGAATGCCCGTGGGCAACAGGGTTCTTACCCAATCAAGCTGTTCTACACCTCTAACATGCCCATCATTCTCCAGTCCGCTCTCGTCTCAAATCTGTACTTCATCTCTCAG CTTCTCTACAGGAAGTTCAGTGGAAACTTCTTTGTGAACCTTTTGGGACAATGGAAAGAGTCTGAGTACAGTGGGCAATCTATTCCAGTTAGTGGTCTGGCTTACCTCATCACTGCTCCAGCAAG CTTCTCTGACATGGCAGCTCATCCGTTCCATGCTCTGTTCTACATTGTTTTCATGCTCACTGCTTGTGCTCTTTTCTCAAAGACATGGATTGAGGTCTCCGGATCTTCAGCTAGGGACGTAGCTAAGCAGCTTAAG GAACAACAAATGGTGATGCCTGGACACAGAGAGTCAAACTTACAGAAGGAGCTGAACAGGTATATCCCAACAGCAGCAGCTTTCGGAGGAGTGTGCATCGGTGCATTGACCGTGCTGGCTGATTTCATGGGAGCCATTGGGTCGGGGACTGGGATTCTCTTGGCGGTCACAATCATATATCAGTATTTCGAGACGTTCGAGAAGGAGAAAGCAAGTGAACTCGGCTTCTTTGGGTTCTAA
- the LOC108837113 gene encoding cyclic dof factor 4-like, which produces MATQNSQGIKLFGKTIAFNVNITQTIKSEEEKPPSDPVARSSSSEPTVEKRPDRIIACPRCKSMETKFCYFNNYNANQPRHFCKSCHRYWTAGGALRNVPVGAGRRKSKPLGRVVIGMLGDGNEVHHVELINGLLAHELHSAAAARGGFRHDFSLKRLRCFSDSEPC; this is translated from the coding sequence ATGGCGACACAAAATTCTCAAGGGATTAAACTATTTGGCAAAACCATTGCATTTAACGTCAATATCACTCAGACCATCAAAAGCGAAGAAGAGAAACCACCGTCGGATCCGGTCGctagatcatcatcatctgaaCCGACGGTGGAGAAGCGTCCGGACAGGATAATAGCATGTCCGAGATGCAAGAGCATGGAGACAAAGTTCTGTTACTTCAACAACTACAACGCTAATCAGCCTCGGCACTTTTGCAAAAGCTGCCACCGTTATTGGACCGCCGGTGGCGCACTACGGAACGTTCCTGTTGGTGCCGGTCGTCGGAAATCTAAACCACTGGGCCGTGTCGTTATAGGTATGCTTGGGGATGGAAATGAGGTCCACCATGTCGAGCTTATCAATGGCTTGCTTGCCCATGAGTTGCATTCTGCAGCCGCTGCTCGCGGCGGTTTCCGGCATGATTTTTCTCTGAAGCGACTCCGGTGCTTTTCTGACAGTGAACCGTGTTGA
- the LOC108854589 gene encoding U-box domain-containing protein 17-like, producing MATDSAMFASSRRRQSPSLEAFLSPVNLSDVPLLQTLSSLSSEILSSFSDARFSFQRRNSRSLIRKVHVIFVLLQQHLAPDEPSLDPTAVLCFKELYLLLHHSKFLLRYCARSSKLWLLLQSPSLSSFFHDLSRDYSTLLDVLLHVDSLCLNDDVREQVELLHKHRYVDDNNDETLRNRLYSFLDEFENGSVPNSEELSFFFFEKLGIKDPISYRDEIEFLQEQIKSHGCDLEPTRSVINGFVDITRYVMFLSFKNQDGSRDVKKQRRSLISEEIKDTFTTLPKDFICSISLSIMNDPVIVSTGQTYDRSSIARWIHQEGRSTCPKTGQKLADLSFVPNLALRHLTKLWCQVNGLSQDSPPKPKESLPKVLQTRASMEANKATISILVQNLAHGSELAAGEIRVLTRTVMETRALIVEAGAIPYLRSLLKSQNAVAQENAVASIFNLSIDEGNKSLIMEEHDCLEPIMSVLVSGLTMEAKEIAAAALYTLSSVHDYKKTIANADGCMESLALMLRNGTVRGKKDAVYALYNLCLHPDNCSLMVKGGGVSALVGALADEAVAEKVAKVLGVVATQSLGAETIGREESAVNGLMELMRCGTPSGKEKAIATLLQLCTAGGAVVTEKVVKTPALAVLTRQLQLTGTDRAKRKAVSLSEVFKGCDQNTQR from the coding sequence ATGGCCACTGACTCAGCAATGTTCGCATCCTCACGCCGGAGGCAATCGCCGTCGCTGGAGGCGTTTCTATCACCCGTTAACCTCTCCGACGTCCCTCTCCTCCAAACACTATCTTCCCTATCATCAGAAATACTCTCTTCCTTCAGCGACGCACGTTTCTCCTTCCAACGCAGAAACTCACGCTCCCTGATACGTAAAGTCCACGTCATCTTCGTCTTACTCCAACAACACCTCGCCCCCGACGAGCCAAGCTTGGATCCTACGGCTGTGCTCTGCTTCAAGGAGCTCtacctcctcctccaccactcCAAGTTCCTCCTCCGCTACTGCGCTCGCTCCTCCAAGCTATGGCTCTTGCTGCAGAGCCCGTCTCTCTCTAGCTTCTTCCACGATCTGAGCAGAGACTATTCCACCCTCTTGGACGTTCTCCTCCACGTCGATAGTCTCTGCCTAAACGACGACGTTAGAGAGCAAGTCGAGCTCTTGCACAAACACCGCTACGTTGACGATAACAACGACGAGACGCTGCGTAACAGACTCTATTCGTTTCTAGACGAGTTCGAGAACGGGAGCGTGCCAAACTCCGAAGAgcttagcttcttcttctttgagaAACTCGGGATCAAAGATCCTATAAGCTACAGAGACGAGATAGAGTTTCTTCAAGAACAGATCAAAAGCCACGGTTGTGACTTAGAGCCGACAAGGTCAGTGATCAACGGATTTGTAGATATCACACGGTACGTTATGTTCCTCTCATTCAAGAACCAAGATGGGTCCCGAGACGTTAAGAAACAGAGGAGAAGTTTGATCTCTGAGGAGATTAAGGACACGTTCACAACGCTTCCAAAGGATTTCATCTGCTCCATCTCTCTCAGCATCATGAACGATCCTGTGATAGTCTCCACCGGACAGACGTACGACCGAAGCTCCATCGCTAGGTGGATTCATCAAGAAGGTCGCTCTACTTGTCCCAAAACAGGACAGAAGCTAGCGGACTTGTCTTTTGTTCCCAATCTAGCTTTGAGACACTTGACGAAGCTTTGGTGCCAAGTAAACGGTTTGTCTCAAGACTCACCACCTAAACCTAAAGAGTCTCTCCCTAAGGTGTTGCAAACGAGAGCTTCGATGGAAGCAAACAAAGCGACTATATCGATTCTTGTGCAGAACCTAGCACACGGGTCAGAGTTGGCTGCAGGAGAGATCCGTGTTCTCACTAGAACAGTAATGGAAACACGTGCGTTGATCGTGGAAGCAGGTGCAATCCCGTATCTGCGTAGTCTCCTCAAATCACAAAACGCTGTTGCGCAAGAGAACGCAGTAGCATCCATCTTTAACTTGTCCATCGACGAAGGAAACAAGAGTCTTATCATGGAAGAACACGACTGTCTGGAGCCGATAATGAGCGTTCTCGTCTCTGGTCTTACGATGGAAGCTAAGGAGATAGCAGCAGCCGCGTTGTACACTCTTTCATCGGTACATGATTACAAGAAAACGATCGCTAACGCTGACGGCTGCATGGAGTCGCTGGCACTGATGCTGCGAAACGGAACGGTTAGAGGGAAGAAAGATGCTGTCTACGCTTTGTATAACCTATGCTTGCATCCGGATAACTGCAGCTTGATGGTGAAAGGGGGAGGAGTGTCTGCTCTCGTGGGAGCTTTGGCGGATGAGGCTGTAGCGGAGAAAGTTGCGAAAGTGTTGGGTGTGGTGGCGACTCAATCTTTGGGAGCAGAGACTATAGGGAGAGAGGAATCAGCTGTGAATGGGCTCATGGAACTGATGAGATGTGGAACACCTAGCGGCAAAGAGAAAGCGATTGCGACACTCTTACAACTCTGCACAGCAGGTGGAGCGGTTGTGACTGAGAAGGTTGTGAAAACACCGGCTCTTGCGGTCTTGACGCGTCAGCTTCAGCTCACGGGTACAGATCGAGCCAAGAGGAAGGCGGTTTCACTCTCTGAGGTCTTTAAGGGGTGCGACCAAAACAcacagagataa